The Thermodesulfobacteriota bacterium genome includes the window AAAAAGGAGTCCCCTCTTCTAAAGGGGCTGGAGGAAGACGGGAAAGGGGAAGGAAATAAATTCTTCTACTTCGTGCACTCCTACTACGCCGTACCCGAAGACGGGTCGATAAGTCTTACGACCACCCGCTACGGGTTGGACTTTACAAGCAGCATAGCAAGGGATAATATCTTCGCGTGCCAGTTCCACCCGGAAAAGAGCCAGAGGGTTGGACTCCGGGTGCTGAAAAACTTCAAGGAGGTAAGCTGACGGTGATAGTTATCCCGGCCATAGACATAAAGGGGGGAAGGTGCGTCAGGCTCAGGCAGGGAAAGATGGACGAGGAAACCGTATATTCCGAAGACCCGGTGGAGGTGGCGAAGAGGTGGGAGGAGGCCGGCGCCTCGCTCATACACCTTGTCGACCTCGACGCCGCAGTGGAGGGGAGCCCCGTTAACTTCGATACGATAGAGAATATAGTCTCCTCCATACACCGAGGCGTACAGATAGGCGGCGGCATAAGGGACGAGGAGACCGCCGAAAGGTACCTGTCGCTCGACGGCGTAAGGCGCGTCATCATAGGGACGGCCGCCTATGAGAAACCGGAGCTCGTAAGCTCGCTCGCGAAGAAGTACCCCGGCAGGATAGCCGTCGGCATAGACGCCAAGGACGGCATGGTGGCCATAAAAGGCTGGGTCGACGTGACCACCAAGGACGCGATCGAGCTCGCGAAAGAGTTCGAAGGGTGCGGGGTGTCGTGCATCATATACACCGACATCTCGAAGGACGGCATGCTCGAAGGCCCGAACGTAGGCGCCATGAGGGAGATGGTAGCGGCCGTCGACATCCCGGTGGTCGCCTCGGGCGGGGTTTCGTCGATGGACGACATAACGGCCCTGTCACGGGACTGCGGCAACCTCACGGGCGTTATAGTAGGCAAGGCGCTCTACGCCGGCAACGTGGACCTCGCCGAGGCCATAAAACACAACAGCTGATAGATGCTTACGAAACGAATAATACCGTGCCTCGACGTAAAGGAGGGGCGCGTCGTGAAGGGCATAAGCTTCGTCGAGCTCCGGGACGCGGGCGACCCGGTGGAGTGTGCCGTGGCCTACGAGGAGCAGGGCGCCGACGAACTGGTCTTCCTCGACATAACCGCCTCGCACGAGGAGCGTAAGACCATAATAGACATCGCCGAGAGGACCGCCGCCGAGGTCTTCATGCCCGTTACCATAGGCGGCGGCATAAGGACGGTCGAGGATATAAGGGACCTCCTGCATGCCGGCGCGGACAAGGTCTCGATAAACACCTCGGCCGTTGATGACCCCGAGTTCGTAAGGAAGGCGTCCGAGAGGTTCGGCTCGCAGTGCATAGTGGTAGCCATAGACGCGAAGAGTTCGGGACAAGGCCGCTGGGAGGTCTATACCCACGGCGGCAGAAACCCAACGGGCATGGACGCCGTCGAGTGGGTCGCCAGGGTCCAGGGGCTCGGGGCCGGGGAGATACTCCTGACCAGCATGGACAAGGACGGCACCAGGGACGGCTACGACCTCGCGCTAACGAGCGCCGTATCCGGGAAGGTATCGATACCGGTCATAGCCTCGGGCGGCGCCGGTACGCTCGACCACCTCTACGAGGCGTTTACCGACGGCATGGCGGACGCCGCACTTGCCGCCTCAATATTCCACTTCGCGGAGTTCACCATACCCGAGGCGAAGCGCCACCTCATGGAAAAGGGCGTCAGCATAAGACCGCCGGAATGAATGCCGGGATGAATGACCGGGAAGCCATCGGACCGATGGAAAAAATGGAAAAGAAAAAGGAAGGTTTCCTAAAGTTCATCATCATCTACAAGGGCCTCCTGGGGGTCATGGAGCTAGTGATTCCCATAGGGCTCCTGGGCCTTCTAGACCGGGACATAGAGGCCCTGGGGACCGAGCTCGCCAACACCTACGGAATAAACCTGGACGAATACTACCTCACCGCCCCCCTGAAGGAGTTCTCCGACAGTATCGACAATACCTTGATCATGGTAATCGCGGGCGGGATCTTCCTTGTCGGAGTGTTGAACGTAGTGGAGTGCTGGGGGCTGCACCTGAGGAGGCGCTGGGCCGAGTGGCTTACGGTGGTGGCCACCTCCATCTTCATACCCTTCGAGCTCTACAAGGTAGCCGAAAAACTAACGGTCACGATGATATCGATACTGGTGCTTAACTGCGCCATAGTCTATTACCTCGCGAAACACAAGGAGCTCTTCAAAAGCAAGAAGGCGGTCCGGGAATCGGCTTCGGGTTAAGGGCGCACGGCGCGCAGTTCGTCGAGGAGCCTCCGCGCCTCTCCGTCACCGGGGTTAAGCCTGAGCACCGTTTCAAGCTCGCCTATCGCCTCCTCCTTCATCCCCTTCTTCATGTAGAGCATTGCCAGGTTGAAACGTGCGGAGAGGAGGCCGGGCCGGAGTTTTACTGCCTCCCGGTACTCCGTTATGGCATCGTCGGCACGGCCGAGCATGGCGTAAACATTCCCCAGGTTGTTATGGGCCTCGACCTGACCCGGGGCAAAGAACAAAACCATCTTCAGGTCCATTACAGCGTCGTTCAGCCTCCCCTTCATGGCATAGGCGCGGCCCCGGTTGACGCGGGGCTCGATGCTCCCGTACTCCAGCCTGAGTGCCTCTCCGTACTCCTCGATGGCCATGTCCAGTTGCCCTGCCCTCTCCAGGGCGAGGCCGAAGTTATTGTGCGGCCTCCACTTACCCCCTCCCTTGGAGGCCGCATCCTCCCAGAGGGTCAGGTCGTTTTCGAACGCACGGTTCCTGTCGTAGGTGGCCAGGGAGAGAAGCACTATAACGGCAAGCAGGAAATAGGACGCAGCCTCGAAAAAGATC containing:
- the hisA gene encoding 1-(5-phosphoribosyl)-5-[(5-phosphoribosylamino)methylideneamino]imidazole-4-carboxamide isomerase; amino-acid sequence: MIVIPAIDIKGGRCVRLRQGKMDEETVYSEDPVEVAKRWEEAGASLIHLVDLDAAVEGSPVNFDTIENIVSSIHRGVQIGGGIRDEETAERYLSLDGVRRVIIGTAAYEKPELVSSLAKKYPGRIAVGIDAKDGMVAIKGWVDVTTKDAIELAKEFEGCGVSCIIYTDISKDGMLEGPNVGAMREMVAAVDIPVVASGGVSSMDDITALSRDCGNLTGVIVGKALYAGNVDLAEAIKHNS
- a CDS encoding DUF2127 domain-containing protein produces the protein MEKMEKKKEGFLKFIIIYKGLLGVMELVIPIGLLGLLDRDIEALGTELANTYGINLDEYYLTAPLKEFSDSIDNTLIMVIAGGIFLVGVLNVVECWGLHLRRRWAEWLTVVATSIFIPFELYKVAEKLTVTMISILVLNCAIVYYLAKHKELFKSKKAVRESASG
- the hisF gene encoding imidazole glycerol phosphate synthase subunit HisF, with product MLTKRIIPCLDVKEGRVVKGISFVELRDAGDPVECAVAYEEQGADELVFLDITASHEERKTIIDIAERTAAEVFMPVTIGGGIRTVEDIRDLLHAGADKVSINTSAVDDPEFVRKASERFGSQCIVVAIDAKSSGQGRWEVYTHGGRNPTGMDAVEWVARVQGLGAGEILLTSMDKDGTRDGYDLALTSAVSGKVSIPVIASGGAGTLDHLYEAFTDGMADAALAASIFHFAEFTIPEAKRHLMEKGVSIRPPE
- a CDS encoding tetratricopeptide repeat protein, with amino-acid sequence MEKKEKKEDKRNGNGIFFEAASYFLLAVIVLLSLATYDRNRAFENDLTLWEDAASKGGGKWRPHNNFGLALERAGQLDMAIEEYGEALRLEYGSIEPRVNRGRAYAMKGRLNDAVMDLKMVLFFAPGQVEAHNNLGNVYAMLGRADDAITEYREAVKLRPGLLSARFNLAMLYMKKGMKEEAIGELETVLRLNPGDGEARRLLDELRAVRP